A stretch of Dietzia lutea DNA encodes these proteins:
- a CDS encoding IclR family transcriptional regulator: MTAPGAGRSRVQSVDRAFSLLDALSRRGGRASLGELVADTGLAAATVHRLCGTLAESGHLRRDAGRGYLLGPRLQRIGDAAQRATASWAEPVLRAVVEGTGETANLAVREGDGVVYLAQVPSPHSMRMFTEVGRRVEVHCTAVGKALVAGDDDADIRAMLERAGMRRYTDSTLVEVGALIEQIHEVRRRGFATDESEQEEGVRCVAIAVGTGDAAFAISASGPEARFTRDRRDAAVDVLRAAVGGLLG; this comes from the coding sequence ATGACGGCGCCCGGCGCCGGGCGGTCCCGCGTCCAGTCCGTCGACCGCGCGTTCTCGTTGCTCGACGCCTTGTCCCGCCGCGGGGGACGCGCCAGCCTCGGCGAACTGGTCGCCGACACCGGGCTGGCCGCCGCGACCGTCCACCGGCTCTGCGGCACCCTCGCCGAGAGCGGACACCTCCGCCGCGACGCCGGCCGCGGCTACCTCCTCGGCCCCCGCCTCCAACGGATCGGGGACGCGGCCCAGCGCGCGACCGCCTCGTGGGCGGAGCCCGTGCTGCGGGCCGTCGTCGAGGGCACAGGGGAGACCGCCAACCTCGCCGTCCGGGAGGGCGACGGCGTGGTCTACCTCGCCCAGGTGCCCTCGCCTCACTCGATGCGGATGTTCACGGAGGTGGGGCGGCGCGTCGAGGTCCACTGCACGGCGGTGGGCAAGGCCCTCGTGGCGGGCGACGACGACGCCGACATCCGCGCCATGCTGGAACGGGCCGGCATGCGCCGCTACACCGACTCGACCCTCGTCGAGGTCGGCGCGCTGATCGAGCAGATCCACGAGGTCCGACGCCGGGGCTTCGCCACCGACGAGTCCGAGCAGGAGGAAGGGGTGCGGTGCGTGGCCATCGCCGTGGGCACCGGCGACGCGGCGTTCGCGATCTCCGCCTCCGGGCCCGAAGCCCGCTTCACCCGAGACCGGAGGGACGCCGCCGTCGACGTCCTCCGGGCCGCGGTAGGGGGTCTCCTCGGCTGA
- the miaA gene encoding tRNA (adenosine(37)-N6)-dimethylallyltransferase MiaA — MTGPAPVAVIGPTGTGKSELALGLAERLGGEIVNCDAMQQYRGMDIGTAKLRPEERRGIPHHRLDVLDVTDTASVADFRAEAEREIGGIRDRGHVPILCGGSMMYIQALVDGWSIPDTDPEVRARYERRLEEIGVRALHAELARVDPEAARTILPTDPRRTVRALEVVELTGRPFSASRPAIGEPRFGTRLIGLRCALPELDDRLAARTSTMFADGLVEEVRGLVGVGLLEGVTARRAIGYAQVLDEMDDALRIDDEGLSRAEERTVIGTRRYVRRQRSWFGRDHRIRWIDTDTRDRADDAPRPLDEALRILGEGTR; from the coding sequence ATGACCGGCCCGGCCCCCGTCGCCGTGATCGGGCCGACGGGCACCGGCAAATCGGAGCTCGCGCTGGGTCTGGCCGAGCGCCTCGGTGGCGAGATCGTCAACTGCGACGCGATGCAGCAGTACCGCGGCATGGACATCGGCACCGCCAAACTCAGGCCCGAGGAGCGCCGCGGCATCCCGCATCACCGACTCGACGTGCTCGATGTCACCGATACCGCGAGCGTCGCCGACTTCCGCGCCGAGGCCGAGCGCGAGATCGGCGGGATCCGCGACCGCGGGCACGTGCCGATCCTGTGCGGTGGGTCCATGATGTACATCCAGGCGCTGGTGGACGGGTGGAGCATCCCGGACACCGACCCGGAGGTGCGTGCCCGCTACGAGCGGCGGCTGGAGGAGATCGGCGTCCGCGCCCTGCACGCCGAACTCGCACGGGTCGACCCCGAGGCGGCGCGGACCATCCTGCCCACCGACCCGCGGCGCACCGTCCGCGCCCTGGAGGTCGTCGAGCTCACGGGGCGGCCGTTCTCCGCGTCCCGACCGGCCATCGGCGAGCCACGATTCGGTACCCGTCTGATCGGCCTACGGTGCGCGCTGCCCGAGCTCGATGACCGGCTGGCCGCCCGGACCTCGACGATGTTCGCCGACGGGCTCGTCGAGGAGGTGCGGGGTCTCGTCGGCGTCGGGCTCCTCGAGGGCGTCACGGCCCGCCGCGCGATCGGCTACGCCCAGGTGCTCGACGAGATGGACGACGCCCTGCGGATCGACGACGAGGGGTTGTCCCGTGCGGAGGAACGGACGGTCATCGGCACCCGCCGCTACGTCCGCCGTCAACGGTCGTGGTTCGGACGCGACCACCGGATCCGCTGGATAGACACCGACACCCGTGACCGGGCCGACGACGCCCCGCGGCCGCTGGACGAGGCGCTGCGGATCCTGGGGGAGGGGACGCGATGA
- a CDS encoding DUF349 domain-containing protein, which yields MTEQSPTATGGANDGGATPTPGPRPGPRPGGPSPAALARKVAPRPTPAADPRVARGSDPSQWGRVDETGAVFVRTGDGERQVGSWQAGAPEEGLAHFGLRFDDLAAEVALLETRLESHPQDARKTRASAEALAEQIPTAAAVGDLDSLAARLTAVIERSTEVEAAARQRKDEQRAAAIARKEALASEAEEIGASSTQWKVAGDRLRDILEEWKTIRGIDRKTDDALWKRFSKAREAFNRRRGSHFAELDRNRASVKRVKEELVERAEALSGSTDWNDTATAFRKLMDEWKAAGRAPREADDALWKRFKAAQDFFFDARHAAAAERDAEFEANAEAKEALLAEFEGRIDPAADLAAARSALRDLQSRWEEIGKVPRDKMGRLEGRIRALEKAVADAADTEWRRTDPEARARAGQFWDRVRDFEEQAAKADAAGKIRDAESARAQAAQWREWAEAAEKAVDTR from the coding sequence ATGACCGAGCAGTCACCCACCGCCACGGGCGGAGCGAACGACGGCGGGGCCACCCCGACACCGGGTCCGCGGCCCGGGCCACGGCCGGGCGGGCCATCGCCCGCGGCGCTCGCCCGGAAGGTGGCTCCGCGGCCGACCCCCGCGGCCGATCCACGGGTCGCGCGCGGGTCCGACCCGTCGCAGTGGGGCCGGGTCGACGAGACGGGCGCGGTGTTCGTGCGCACCGGTGACGGCGAGCGCCAGGTGGGCTCGTGGCAGGCGGGCGCACCCGAGGAGGGCCTGGCGCACTTCGGGCTCCGCTTCGACGATCTGGCGGCCGAGGTGGCCCTGCTGGAGACGCGGCTGGAGTCGCACCCTCAGGACGCGCGCAAGACCCGCGCCTCGGCCGAGGCCCTCGCGGAGCAGATCCCGACCGCCGCGGCCGTGGGCGATCTCGACTCGCTCGCGGCGCGTCTGACCGCGGTGATCGAACGGTCCACGGAGGTCGAGGCGGCCGCTCGTCAGCGCAAGGACGAGCAGCGTGCGGCGGCGATCGCCCGCAAGGAGGCCCTGGCGTCCGAGGCCGAGGAGATCGGCGCGTCCTCGACCCAGTGGAAGGTCGCGGGCGACCGTCTCCGGGACATCCTCGAGGAGTGGAAGACGATCCGCGGGATCGACCGCAAGACGGACGACGCTTTGTGGAAGCGCTTCTCCAAAGCACGCGAGGCGTTCAACCGCCGGCGCGGCTCCCACTTCGCGGAACTGGATCGCAACCGGGCGTCGGTGAAGCGGGTCAAGGAGGAACTCGTCGAGCGCGCGGAGGCGCTGTCGGGGTCGACCGACTGGAACGACACGGCGACGGCCTTCCGCAAGCTCATGGACGAGTGGAAGGCCGCGGGCCGCGCGCCGCGTGAGGCGGACGACGCGCTGTGGAAGCGGTTCAAGGCCGCCCAGGACTTCTTCTTCGACGCGCGGCACGCGGCGGCCGCCGAGCGGGACGCCGAGTTCGAGGCGAACGCCGAGGCCAAGGAGGCCCTGCTCGCCGAGTTCGAGGGCCGGATCGACCCGGCCGCCGATCTGGCCGCCGCCCGGTCCGCGCTGCGGGACCTGCAGTCCCGGTGGGAGGAGATCGGCAAGGTCCCGCGCGACAAGATGGGTCGCCTCGAGGGCCGTATCCGTGCGCTGGAGAAGGCGGTCGCGGACGCGGCGGACACCGAGTGGCGCCGCACGGATCCGGAGGCCAGGGCGCGTGCCGGCCAGTTCTGGGACCGGGTCCGCGACTTCGAGGAGCAGGCCGCCAAGGCGGACGCCGCGGGCAAGATCAGGGACGCCGAGAGCGCCCGGGCGCAGGCCGCGCAGTGGCGTGAGTGGGCCGAGGCGGCGGAGAAGGCGGTCGACACCCGCTGA
- the miaB gene encoding tRNA (N6-isopentenyl adenosine(37)-C2)-methylthiotransferase MiaB translates to MTDLHPAAEDVPAEGVDRRTYQVRTFGCQMNVHDSERLSGVLDAAGYVPFEGDADPATGSLPDLVVFNTCAVRENADNRLYGTLGHLRPWKDANPRLQIAVGGCLAQKDKDAVVSRAPWVDVVFGTHNLGHLPTLLDRSRHNERAEVEIADSLQHFPSTLPATRDSAYAGWVSVSVGCNNTCTFCIVPSLRGKEVDRRPGEVLAEMQALADEGVLEVTLLGQNVNAYGRSFHDPDEPSDKGAFAKLLRAAGRIEGIERIRFTSPHPAEFTDDVIEAMASTPTVCPQLHMPLQSGSDRVLRAMRRSYRSERFLGIIDRVRAAMPHAAITTDIIVGFPGETEEDFQATLDVVEKARFSSAFTFQYSPRPGTPAATMEDQIPKAVVQERYERLIALQERITLEENQAQVGRVVELLVTADEGRKDAATARMTGRARDGRLVHFAPVGEAADRVRPGDVITTRVTAAAPHHLLADDGVLSYRATRAGDRHEEGRKPETPPIGVGLGLPTLRRETVPAATIEKGCPT, encoded by the coding sequence GTGACCGACCTGCATCCGGCGGCGGAGGACGTCCCCGCCGAGGGCGTGGACCGTCGCACCTACCAGGTGCGCACCTTCGGATGCCAGATGAACGTCCATGACTCCGAACGGCTCTCCGGGGTGCTCGACGCCGCCGGCTACGTGCCCTTCGAGGGCGACGCCGACCCGGCCACCGGCAGCCTGCCGGACCTCGTCGTGTTCAACACCTGTGCGGTCCGTGAGAACGCCGACAACCGGCTCTACGGCACCCTCGGCCACCTGCGGCCCTGGAAGGACGCCAACCCCCGGCTGCAGATCGCCGTCGGCGGATGCCTGGCGCAGAAGGACAAGGACGCCGTCGTGTCCCGGGCGCCGTGGGTCGACGTCGTGTTCGGCACCCACAACCTCGGCCACCTGCCCACCCTCCTCGACCGCTCCCGGCACAACGAGCGGGCCGAGGTGGAGATCGCCGACTCCCTGCAGCACTTCCCGTCGACCCTGCCGGCGACCCGTGACTCCGCCTACGCCGGCTGGGTCTCCGTCTCCGTCGGCTGCAACAACACCTGCACGTTCTGCATCGTGCCGTCCCTGCGCGGCAAGGAGGTGGACCGCCGCCCGGGCGAGGTCCTCGCGGAGATGCAGGCCCTCGCCGACGAGGGCGTGCTCGAGGTGACGCTGCTCGGCCAGAACGTCAACGCCTACGGACGGTCGTTCCACGACCCCGACGAGCCGTCCGACAAGGGTGCGTTCGCCAAGCTCCTGCGCGCGGCCGGCCGGATCGAGGGCATCGAGCGGATCCGCTTCACCTCGCCCCACCCCGCCGAGTTCACCGACGACGTCATCGAGGCCATGGCCTCCACCCCGACCGTCTGCCCGCAGCTGCACATGCCGCTGCAGTCCGGCTCCGACCGCGTCCTCCGCGCCATGCGGCGCTCCTACCGGTCCGAGCGGTTCCTCGGCATCATCGACCGCGTCCGCGCGGCCATGCCGCACGCCGCGATCACCACCGACATCATCGTCGGCTTCCCCGGTGAGACCGAGGAGGACTTCCAGGCGACCCTCGACGTCGTCGAGAAGGCACGGTTCTCCAGTGCCTTCACCTTCCAGTACTCGCCCCGCCCCGGGACCCCGGCGGCCACGATGGAGGACCAGATCCCGAAGGCCGTGGTCCAGGAGCGGTACGAACGGCTCATCGCCCTCCAGGAGCGGATCACCCTGGAGGAGAACCAGGCGCAGGTCGGGCGCGTCGTCGAGCTGCTCGTCACCGCCGACGAGGGCCGCAAGGACGCCGCCACCGCCCGCATGACCGGCCGCGCCCGCGACGGTCGCCTCGTGCACTTCGCGCCCGTCGGAGAGGCCGCCGACCGGGTGCGCCCCGGCGACGTCATCACCACCCGCGTCACCGCCGCCGCCCCGCACCACCTGCTCGCGGACGACGGCGTCCTCAGCTACCGCGCCACCCGCGCCGGGGACCGCCACGAGGAGGGCCGCAAGCCCGAGACGCCACCCATCGGCGTCGGGCTCGGGCTGCCGACCTTGCGCCGCGAGACCGTCCCCGCCGCCACCATCGAGAAGGGATGCCCCACGTGA
- a CDS encoding regulatory protein RecX yields the protein MPGRSTRPGRSGGPGPVGGGIDADELRAAIAAVESRPSSSADLPPLAPEAHEAATSALRLLRHRPRSEHELRQRLIAKEFAPAAVDEALDRVRAWGLLDDAEFAAEWVRGRRRRRGRSRGALERELRDKGVAEGHIADAVADIDESDERRQATELVRARLDRRPAAALSGPEAQGERRRLVAFLARRGYPTGLAMSVVDAELAAHASP from the coding sequence ATGCCGGGCCGGTCCACACGGCCGGGCCGGTCCGGTGGGCCGGGCCCGGTCGGCGGGGGCATCGACGCGGACGAGTTGCGCGCGGCCATCGCCGCCGTGGAGTCGCGGCCCTCGAGCTCCGCGGACCTGCCCCCGCTGGCGCCGGAGGCGCACGAGGCCGCCACGTCCGCCCTCCGGCTGCTGCGACACCGGCCGCGCAGTGAGCACGAGCTCCGTCAGCGGCTGATCGCCAAGGAGTTCGCGCCGGCGGCCGTCGACGAGGCGCTCGATCGCGTCCGTGCCTGGGGTCTGCTCGACGACGCGGAGTTCGCCGCCGAGTGGGTCCGCGGACGCCGGCGCCGCCGCGGTCGTTCGCGTGGGGCGCTCGAGCGGGAGCTGCGCGACAAAGGCGTGGCCGAGGGGCACATCGCGGACGCGGTGGCCGATATCGACGAGTCCGACGAGCGTCGGCAGGCGACGGAGCTCGTGCGCGCCCGGCTGGACAGGCGCCCGGCCGCCGCGCTCTCCGGGCCCGAGGCGCAGGGCGAGCGGCGGCGGCTCGTCGCGTTCCTCGCCCGGCGGGGTTATCCCACGGGGTTGGCGATGTCCGTCGTGGACGCCGAATTGGCGGCCCACGCCTCGCCCTGA
- the recA gene encoding recombinase RecA: MAGKAKAGSSKAGAAQNREQALELALAQIDKAYGKGSVMRLGDDTRPPVQVIPSGALSLDVALGVGGFPRGRVVEIYGPESSGKTTVALHAVANAQAAGGIAAFIDAEHALDPEYARKLGVDTDNLIVSQPDTGEQALEIADMLVKSGAIDILVIDSVAALVPRAEIEGEMGDSHVGLQARLMSQALRKMTGALHNTGTTAIFINQLREKIGVMFGSPETTTGGKALKFYASVRLDVRRIETLKDGADAVGNRTKVKVVKNKVAPPFKIAEFDILYGEGISREGSLIDMGVDNGFIKKSGSWFTYGQDQLGQGKENARRYLKDNPSVRDEIERKILDKLNIGAGAEIAEIEAESDEDAPIDVVPVDF; encoded by the coding sequence ATGGCAGGCAAGGCCAAGGCGGGCTCGAGCAAGGCCGGAGCCGCCCAGAACCGCGAGCAGGCGCTGGAGCTGGCTCTGGCGCAGATCGACAAGGCCTACGGCAAGGGCTCCGTCATGCGGCTGGGCGATGACACCCGGCCGCCGGTCCAGGTCATCCCGTCCGGTGCGCTGTCGCTCGACGTGGCGCTGGGCGTGGGCGGCTTCCCCCGGGGCCGCGTCGTGGAGATCTACGGGCCGGAGTCCTCGGGTAAGACCACGGTCGCGTTGCACGCCGTGGCCAACGCCCAGGCGGCCGGAGGCATCGCGGCGTTCATCGACGCGGAGCACGCGCTCGACCCGGAGTACGCCCGCAAGCTGGGCGTGGACACGGATAACCTCATCGTCTCCCAACCCGACACCGGTGAGCAGGCGCTGGAGATCGCGGACATGCTGGTCAAGTCCGGCGCGATCGACATCCTCGTGATCGACTCCGTCGCGGCGTTGGTGCCGCGTGCGGAGATCGAGGGCGAGATGGGTGACAGCCACGTCGGCCTGCAGGCCCGGCTCATGAGCCAGGCGCTGCGGAAGATGACCGGCGCGCTGCACAACACCGGCACCACCGCGATCTTCATCAACCAGCTGCGCGAGAAGATCGGCGTGATGTTCGGTTCGCCGGAGACCACGACCGGCGGTAAGGCCCTCAAGTTCTACGCGTCCGTCCGCCTGGACGTCCGCCGCATCGAGACCCTCAAGGACGGCGCCGACGCGGTCGGTAACCGCACCAAGGTCAAGGTCGTCAAGAACAAGGTCGCGCCACCGTTCAAGATCGCCGAGTTCGACATCCTGTACGGCGAGGGCATCAGCCGCGAGGGCTCGCTCATCGACATGGGTGTGGACAACGGCTTCATCAAGAAGTCCGGCTCCTGGTTCACCTACGGTCAGGACCAGCTGGGCCAGGGTAAGGAGAACGCCCGCCGCTACCTCAAGGACAACCCGTCGGTGCGGGACGAGATCGAGCGGAAGATCCTCGACAAGCTCAACATCGGTGCGGGCGCGGAGATCGCGGAGATCGAGGCGGAGTCCGATGAGGACGCTCCGATCGACGTGGTGCCCGTCGACTTCTGA
- a CDS encoding DUF3046 domain-containing protein codes for MTLTEFQARTVEAFGELRADHLVRSHHLAACGGRTAHEAIDAGESVKRVWLALCDEFEVPEHLR; via the coding sequence GTGACTCTGACCGAGTTCCAGGCACGCACGGTCGAGGCGTTCGGTGAGCTGCGCGCCGACCATCTGGTCCGCTCGCACCACCTGGCGGCGTGCGGCGGCCGGACCGCACACGAGGCCATCGACGCGGGGGAGTCCGTGAAGCGCGTGTGGCTCGCGTTGTGCGACGAGTTCGAGGTGCCCGAGCACCTGCGCTAG